In the genome of Bacteroidota bacterium, the window CGAATGAGCATAGTCAATAATATCAAGCAAGGCGAAGATTTAGAAGGATTGAGCCCATTTCAACAAGAGGTTCTTACTTTACGGGACGAGTTTGAAAAGAAATTGAATGCTTTGCCCCCTAACTTTCATAAAAAATCTACGAAACTTTACGTTTCCAGAATGGAAGATGTGCAAAAGAGCTTGGAGGCAAGGAATCTTGACGAATCCCTAATGAAGGTGACATTTGATGGGGTCAATTTAGATTAGATATATTCTGAATGTTTTGTCAGTTCTATTGAACATAAATCAAGAAGAATTTTTTACTGTTGAGAGCATTACTTCTTTAGGTGGTGGAAGTACAGTAGTTGTATTAATAACAAATACAGTATGTTACTTAATCCCAAATATAAAAAATTCCAAATGGATATCATTCATTGCGTCACTGTTAATCCCTTTTTTATTTGTCAATGCCGGGACAATTGATGTTTCCACTGTATTCCTTTCTGTTGTTAATGGATTTCTAATTTTCAACACTGCCGTTGGATTTAGTGTTTTAGGAAGAGAGTTAAAAGGTAAAGGTCGTAACTTTTCAGAAACAATTGATAATATCGATGTCTTTAAGGGTGTTCAAACCGACCGAGCTAAAAAGGAGCGAGTATTTTGGAAAAAATGGACTTGGTAATCAGCAAGTTTACGACTAATAGCTTGTCATATGAATCTGAGTAACATATTTCGCTAGACTAGTTTCATTCTGAGTTTGTTGCAACACAATTATGTTGCTTTAAGATAAAATAGGAATATAATCCTGTCTGTTTGCCCCAAACAGACAGGAGAAATTATGTCTTTGAATTTTCCCAACTTCCGAAATTCTTTTCCTTCTCAATTCAGCACCTGGCTTAAGTCAACGCGGGTCATCATGAACCGTTTGCGGGTTCATTTCAAAAACGTTCGTATATTCGAAAAACCGTAGGAATAGCAAGATATGTTTTTGTATATACAAAAACGATCTTGGCAAGGGGGGCGAACCCCCGTTGCATCCCCCGGTGAAGCGGCTTTGAGCCGCTTGTGAACCTATCAATTCAGCTATCATGACGCGACCTGTAAAAGACGAAACCGAGAAGCAAAACACCGTTTTGCCGCCCATCCGCTGCACGGTGTATGAGAAAGCCCAAATCAGCCAAAAGGCTGAGCAATCGGGCATGACTTTAAGCGAGTATGTCCGGCAAATGGCCCTGAAGGGCAAAATCGTAATCAAGCAAAGCCTTGTTGAGTTTACCTACTTCGACCAGCTTCGCAAAATCGGCGTGAACATCAATCAGCAGACGCGGCAGCTTAACGCGACGGGCATCGTGCCGGAGCAATTGCCCCGGCTATGGGAAAAGCTTGAAGAACTCATGGATAAAATGCTGGAGAGTAAATAATCATGGTTCCCAGGATTGCCAGACGCGGACACAGCTTTAAGGGCGCGGGAGCCTATTATCTGCACGATAAGCAGGCCAGCAGCAATGAGCGTGTGCTTTGGACGCATACGGTCAACCTGCCTACTAAAGACCCTGAGAAGGCCTTTCGCTGGATGGCGCATACGTCCATGAATGCAGGCCGCCTTAAAAAACAGGCAGGCATTCCCTCAACAGGACGTAAAAGCAAGGCGGGTGAAGTTTATTCATTCAGCCTTGCATGGCATCCTGAGCAAAACCCCGACCAGAAGACCATGCTTCAATCCGCGCTGGACACACTAAACCTTTTAGGTTTGCATGAACATGAAGCCGTCATTATAGCCCATAGCGACAGACCCCATCCGCACGCCCATGTTATCTGCAATCTTGTTAACCCTGAAAACGGTAAAACAGCCGTAGTCAGCTATGACCGTTTGACCCTTTCGCAATGGGCAGAGAATGTCGAGCGCAATGACGGTAAAATTCTGTGCGAGCAGCGGGTAATCAATAACCAGAAGCGGCGCGAGCGCGGCGCGGAAGGGATGAAAAAGCTGACCCTTGTGAAGCACCGGGAAAGCCGTTTAGACCGTGCGCAGGAAATACAGGCGCTCTATGACCAATCCGACAGCAGCGCAGCCTTTAAAGCAGCTTTGCAGGACAAAGGCTATACGCTCGCCCAGGGCGATCAGCGTGGCCTTGTGCTGGTGGATGAAGCAGGTAAAATTTATAGCCTTTCGCGGCAGCTAAAGGCTCAGCGGGCGGCTGATATGAAAGCCCGCTTGAGCGGCTTTAAAAATCTGCCCTTGGCCGTTGACCTTGCGGCGCAGCGTCAGCAGGCAGGTAAAGAAACTACAAACAAGGCCGGAAATGATTCCGGCGAACACTTGCGCAGGCTGGATGAGCTAAGGGATTGGGAACAAAAAAGCGAGCGTGAAAAACACCGCCTGAAACAACAGCAGGAAGAATTATACAGGCGCGGCGACCTATTAAAATCTATCTGGGAACTGCAAGACCAGCTTGCAGCAAAAGAAACCCTGATGGATAAACTCACGGGAAAACGCGGTCAGCTCGAAGAGCGGCTTGCAGCCTTAAATGCGAACCTTGAGACGGTAGATAAGCGCATGGCCGAGCAGCTTTCCGCTCTTGAAGCCGAGCAGCTTAAAACAAAGCCCGGTTATTCAGAGCAGCGGGAAGATGAACGGAGGGCAAAAGAACAGGACTACGAGCAGCGTATGCAGAAGTACAGGAATGCCAAGCGGGACAGAGACGGGGATAATGATTTAGGGCGTTAGTGAACAACCCTTGTTTCAAAACGGCTCATAATATGATTGTTTAAGGCCTCATAAAATTCACGATTCATTACTTCATCAAAAGCCTTGTCGGCTTCCACCCGTATTTTTTCGCGGTAGCTTTCAGCTTCTTCTTCTGTTTTAAAACAAGCGTAGTAATGCTCGCTTGTAGGCTTGGGGATATGAGCCAGCATTAGCTCATAAACCTTATCAACGGCCTTTCCGGCATTTGCTAAAGCGGTATTCCAACGTTCAGCAGCTCTCTTGGGGCAGTTATCAAATGTTTCGATGATATCCATGTAGCGCAGCGTCTTTTCCTTATATTCCTCAAACGGCGTACTGTCATCGGGAAAGTCGTCAATATCGGCAAGCTCGATATACTGCATGATTTTTTTCCGTTCCTCATCACTGATAAAAAGAAATTCCATTCGCTCTGCCCCTGTTTTTTATCTTTGATATGGAAATTATATCAGAGACTATCAATCAAATCAAATTATGGACAGGGAAGGTTTTAACCTCGTTGACGCAGAACTCAAAAAAGAACTTCAGGCAGATTACAAGCGAATAGATGTAGAGCTTGCCTCAAAGTATGACGCGCAACGTACAAATATTTTCGGCGCGACAGCAAAAGACAAGGCGCAGGCCAGAGCGGAGATTGACCGCCAGCAGAAGGAAGAAGCGCAAAAACTGAAGCTGGAAATGAAAGATAAACGCGAGCGTGCGCATTTTGAAGGCAAGACGCGGCAAGAGGTAATGCAGGAACTTCAGGCCCGGGAGAAAGAGCAGATGGAACAGCGCAGGCGGCAGGAGGAAGAAAAACGCCGCGAGGAGCAGCAGCGGCGTAATGAAGAGCAGGAGCGTGTCCGTCAGCAGGAGCAATCTAACCAGCAGAAGACCGAAGCTGAGCAGAAGAAAAAGGAATTATCCGTCCAGGAGGAGTTTAACAAAAAGGCTAAAATGCAGGAGTACGACCAGCGCATGCGTGAGCACCGGGCAAACAAAGAGCAGCAGAAAGATAAGGATACCGACCGGGGCCGATGATTTTACCAGTCTTCAAAGCAGCCTCGTAAAGCGTCTTTTGAATATTCAAGAAAACCGTGCTTGCCCAAATTTAATGGTTTATAGGAACACCGCTCCAGCCGCATCGGAAAGCCTTCCGCCGTCTTTACAATCTGGCGGTTTTCAGTTTTACCCAGCATAATCATCACCTCATTGGGCGTGAGCAAAGGGTAAATTGTTTCATGCCTGCTTTTATCCTTTCCGCTTTTTCGGACGTAGTTGGACGCGCCTAGCATTTCACTGACCCATTCGGCAGTATTCATATCATTCACGCCAAACACCTGCACCGTTGAGTTGGCCGTCATGCTTGTCCAGCGGTCAGGATAATCCCGCTCAAGTTGACCTATATCTTGAATAAACGCCCATAACTTTATCCCGTATCCACGCAAGATTCCGAAGCCTTCGGCTACTGCCTCAATCTTGCCGCCCAGCCGCGGCAGCTCATCGATTATAAACAAAGTCGGCAAGGTGGGCTTGTACGGGATATTTTTAACCAGCCCGAGCGAAACGGAAATCATGGTGCGCAGCCAACGCATTTGCTCTTTTATAAGGCCGTCCGGCAGCACAAAATAAACCGTTGTCGATGCCCCAATTTGTGAAAATCGAAAGTCTGAGTTAACCAGATGCTTGCGCATAGCAGGATCGCCCGCCCATTTTAATGAGCGGGATACTGTGGAAAGCACCGAACCTTTTTCACGGTCTCCCATTTCAAGGATATTTGCCGCAACTTGTTGCGGCAGACCGCCTGCGGCATCATTGCGCAGCATTTCATATAAAAGCCTGTTTAGCAGAGAAGGGTCAGAGCTCTTAAGGCTCGTATCAACTCCGCTTATCAGGTCAAACACGAAAGGCATTGTATGGTCTTCCTCAGGATACCAGCTTAGAACGTGTGCTATTGCTCCTTCGATAAAATACTTTGCCACTTCTTCAAAATGGATGTTTTCGTCCTTCTCAGGTCTAACGCAGCCATCGGAAATAGCCGAGAGCAATTCCCTCACACGGTCGCTGTTAATATCAATTTCGCAAAGAATATTATACGACCAGCGCGGCAAATCCTTTGTTTCACCGAACGGATCAAATACAAAGGCGCGTCCACCTCTTAAATGACGAGAAGTCCGCCCGTTGACATTATTTTGGCGGAGCCAGTTTTCATCACTTCGGCAGCGGAAGGTCTTCATTGCAAGCTCCCCTTTGGGGTCGAATACAATCACAGACCCCCTATATGTTGCCAGATTAGGCAAAAGCACGGTTGTTGATTTGCCCGAGCCTGTCATGCCGACGGTAATCATATGCGCATCGTCGTCTATGCCTATAACGCTCGGTTTCATATCATCTTCAAACAAGCTACGCCCCAGCACGAGTTTTTTGTTCTCCATATATGCGTCCGCCCGGAAGCGCTCATAGGTCGGCGTAGTTGCCCAGCGGGCGGAACCGCCGCGCCCTTCCTTGAAAATCTGTCTGAATTTCCTGTGTTCTTTTAATTTCTGAATTTCCTCCACAACAAACACGGGAAACCGCTGGATGAACAATGGCAGAGCGATAATCAACCCTGCTATTTTCAGCAGGTTTTTCCATTCGTGTTTAAAGAGATATTCAGCATATTTTTCACTTGATGGGTTGGCATTGTATGCTTCGACAAGACCCTTGCCGATAAAGAATAAATCCCGGGCACAGAGGATAAATACAACAACCGGAATTATATATAGAATTGTTGAGACGATTCCGCCGTTTTCCGTTCGCTCAACATGCCTTCCGGCAAGCTCGACCATTTTAAAAAGAAAATCGACAATGATAAAATACCGGACGGCGCGTGCAGCGAAATACAAAGATTCTTCAAATCCTGTTAAATAAAAGTAATGGGTGAGCGAAGTATCGGTCGGATAAAAAATCCAGGTTGCGATCAAGGCAAGGACTGTACAAAGGATGGTTTCCAAAAGCCACCTGTAGCCATAGGGTAATTCCATAGAAGTAATTGATAGTTTAATTAAAAGCGAAAATACCGCGCTGTAATTAAACAAAGGCGCAGAAAGTTTTAAAAATCAGCGCCCTGCGTCTTTGCCGTCCCGGCTTTTGGTATTTTTACTTTCGTAATGTTCCCGGATTTTATTCATCTGCGCTTCCTTTTTATATTCGAGGTGACCATCTTTCAGACCTTGCAGATATTCATTTTCTCCTTGTGTTCCAGAGAGAAGCTTTTCAAGCATACCCGGCTCAATTTCGCTTAGGAAATAGCCGTTATTAAATCCTTCGGTGTATTTTTCCTCATCCATAAATTAAAAGGTTTCTCGGGCGTTTTTATCCAAATAAGTCATGATTGAATCCCGGTCATAAAGAATGACCTTCTTCTGTGGCTGGGTAAATCTTATCCGTCCTTCATTGCGGATCTGTTGGAGCGTAGTCTTTGAAGATATGCCAAGAAGTTTCATACAATCTTCAGTGCCTATCCATTTATCCGGTTTGCGGTTTACCTCGGTGCTAAGCCTGCGTACCACCGTTTCGACCAGCTCATAGAAGGCTGGTTCATCCATGCAAATGACATTCATAATCGCAAGTTATGAAATTGCATTAAAAATATGAGCCGATTAGGTGTATCTAATCGGCTCATAAATACGGCTTTTTTGAGCCGATTATTAACTATCGCACTATTAGTCGCTGTGTTGAATTTATCTGTCCGCCTGTAATGCGGACGAAGTATAGACCTGCTGATAAGTAACCTATGTTTATCTCCAATAGCTCAGATTGATTGATAGTCGTGCTGTGCAGGACAGAGCCTTGTAAATTTAAGATTTCAACTGTACAGGCTTCCAAATTATTATTCAGCGATAGCGTAATTACATTCGTCGCGGGATTAGGATATAAGCGGAAATTATTAGTTTCAGAATGCTTAATTCCGGTCGGTTCTATCGGTATTTGGGTAAAGTTCCCGTTTTCATCAAACCCTGTAATAAAGCTGACGCTGTGTTCAGTATAAAGGCTGTAGGTTTTAGCGGAGGGGTCAATGTCCATCGAGTCTGCTTTGAACTCACCAGTCATAAAGATTCTGTTATTGCTGCCAATACACACGCCTTTACCTTCGCTTGAAGTGCTGGCGGTAAAGCTATGTGCAAAATTCAGGGTTCCATTCGGCCTGTATGAAGCGAGAAAGGCATTTTTGACAAAGCCAGTATTAATAGTTGGCGAACGTAAAATTGTAGTGTCGATGTTGGGCGTAAAATCCAAATGACCTTTAAACACGCCTGTAATAATTGCATTGCCTTTTTCATCCAAAGCCATCGAGACAGGCACGGCATAAGAAGGGTCGGATACATCATTGTATATCTCATGATCCAGCCTCTCTGTCATGAGTTTGCTGTCTGATATATAGCGTACTAAAAACATATTCGCCGAAATATCATCCGCAGTGGCAATGAGCTTACCGTTACGCCCCTTCTTACTAATAAAATCCACGGTGTCGCAGAAAATCCCGGCCATATAAACTTCACCGTTATTGACTATCTGCAAGTGTGTAATCTGAGGGTTTAATAGCAGGCTCTCATCTTTTACATCTTTAGCTATCAGGCTAGCGTCCTGAAGCAGGCCGGCGGGCGAATATTTAGCCAGATAGAAGTGCTGCCTTTTGGTGTATTCCTCGTTCACAATAAATGCAGTGTCGCCCGACACATCAAAATCCTCTTTGCCCTGGCTTGCACCAGCGCAGTAAATAATGCCGCTGCTATCTATTGCATATGCGCTGGGGCCTGCGGTGTATTTGGAAAGCTCTATAAGGGCATAGGCCGAAATAAATACGCCGTTTGTATCGAGGAGCGAAACAAACGCACTTCCCTCTGCCGAGGGCGTAAGCTTATATTCACCCTGTCCGGGATCAAAATCAGCTTCATTGCTGAATGTGCCGAATAAATGGATTTTGCCATGCTTATCGAATAATGCGGCTTTAATTATGTATTGAGGGTCATAATAGCCGTTTAGCTTATGAGCAAAGCGCAGATTGCCGTTTGCATCGTATGAAGTCAGAAATTGGGCAGGCTGCGGGGCATGGAGTTTTTTCTCCCCCGCGCCGGGGTCGAAATCAACCGAACCCATGAAGTTGCCGATTAAAAATGTGTTTCCGTTTTTATCGGCGCCGAAACGTTCTATTTCAGGGTAGCCGATCGGTAGCGAAAAAGCGAAGCGCAAAACACCTGCATGGGTGTAGGAAGCTACATAGGCATCTAAAAAACCATTTGTGTTATTGCTTATGATAGGACGGTTCGCGGAGCTTGGGTCAAAGTCTACCGTACCGCCGAATGTTCCGGCGATATAAATATTGTCGTTTTTGTCGGAAGCAATGCCGACAACAGTGTTATGGCTTGTACCGTTTAAGCTAAATCCCGGTTGGGCAATGGAAGAGGTTACAAAGAAAAAAGCAGCAGTGCTTAGCACCGTTCGCGCAATGCGCAGGGTATATATGTTCATAAAGGTAAAATATTGATTAGCGTCTTTTTAGACGCAAGTTAGTTGAATTTTTATGATTTGCGTCTAAAGAGACGCAAAAGTTTTAGAAAAGGTTTTGAACTTTTGAGGTTGCATGGATGAAAAGCAAACCACGGAAGTACAAAAGATAGCAGAGAAGGTAAAAAAGCTGCGGATTGAAAAAGGCTATACAAGTTACCGTAATTTTGCGGACGAACACGAAATCGAGCCGAAACAGTATTGGAAGTTGGAAGAAGGGAAGTCTGATTTTAGAATAAGTAGCCTGATACGTATTCTTGAAATTCACAACATTAAGCTGGAGGAGTTTTTTCGTGGGCTGTAAAGAATTTTCCTAGTTCCTTATTTAATGGAATATCAATCTTTACTGTATAAGCACGATTAAATGAAGGTGGCTGTATTTCGGGAGGGACATTTTCAGATAAGTATGCAATTATCCTTTTCACACCTTCAAGAAGTTCCCTTACCTTAGCTACGGTCGCATCCTCATTATCAATTTTCAAAATTCCATTATGTGCGAAGCCGTTTCGAGCTGTTTGAAGTTTTTTAAAGATATTCCAAAGTTCATTTCTCTCTTTTAATGAATTCCCGAGAATGATCTTACTCAGTAAGTCCAGACGTTCAGCAATGGATGGTGTTTTCAAATAATTATTGTCCCGAATGTTAATCCACTTCCATAATTCCGGATGAAATTGATTTTTATCGGCCATCAGATCGAGTGTCTGACTTATAAACACTTCGATTGCCGTTAGCATCAAAACTATAGAAGCTCCTTTTTCAGTTATTAATTCTTCAGCATCTAAAAGGAGAAGTTTCCAAACAGGAAGGTTATTCTTACCAAATACAGAGAATACATCTTTCCACGTATCTGGAGTAAGTACTGCATAGGGAATGGTGTATGCTGCTTTCCCTTTACCACGCAGCTTGCCTTTAATAATTTCCAAATCGCTTCCATCATCATTGAAATAATTAATATTAACGGAAGTTTTAGAAAATTCGAGGGGCTTTATATGTGCAGCATTTGTAACGTATCGTACGTTGATAAGAAACTCATTACAAATGTCTGCTATTAAATTTATAGGAGGATCAAAATCAATACCCTCACTTCGTAAAAACTCATCTTTCTTGAAGGTTATTAGAAGGATGTTTGTATTTTGGGTGAGTTCATCGTTAACGTATATTCTATCAGGTGAAATATCTTGCTCAGAGATCCTTACTGGCGGGTGGATTGTGACTTCATAACCAGCAATTTCAAATACTGGTGTTTCATAATCTCGTCCACTAAGAACCTGTAAGTTAAAAGGTAATGGGATGAGTACTTTTGCGAGCATTCCAAATATTTTTAATGACTAAGATAAAATTTTTAATAGACTTTAAAATTGATTTTATTCGCCATTTATCACTAAGTCATTATAGTTATCTAGAACATTCGTTGGCAGGCTTTTCAGATAAATCTCAGTCGTCTTCAGGCTTGAATGGCCGAGCATGGCACTGATTGCATTGAGTGGCACTTCCTTGAGCATCGCTTGCGTTGCGAAAGAATGACGGCTTACATAGCTGGTCAAGTTTTCAGGTATTTCGCACAGCGTCGCCAGCTCCTTTAATTTCTTATTATACCGCTTCCTGGCCCATTGAATATCCTTGCTTTGCAGCATGGGCGTAGCCCTGTTTATGATAGGAAACACATATTCATTTTCGGGCTCTTGATTAATATAGTATAAGAGAATTTTCTCAAGGTTATCGGTAAGCTTTATATCGTATAGCTTACTTGTTTTCCTGCGGCGATATTTTATCCTGCCGTTCTTTATATCTTCCTTCTTTAGGTAAGCCATATCCGTAAAGTTCATACCGTACATCATATAGCTAGCTAAAAAATAGTTTCGCGCATGAAAGCACAGTTCGCCCGGTTCAATTTCCTTCTCAATTATTTTCTTGATGTATTCCCAGTCCAGCGCCCGCTTTTGCGTAGGGACTGACTTAATTTTATAGTCATCAAAAGGATAAAGATCTTTCTCAACCAGTCCGGCCTTAATAGCCTTATTGAATAAGGAGCGGACGGCACGGATATATACTGAGAGGCCGTTGTATGAGTTGCCCTTACTCAAATGGAACGCTTCAAATTTTGTTAGAAAGCTGAAGTTGATTTCCTGAAAAAGCAGATCCCGCCCTTTAAGATATTTACTAAGCACATCTGAAACGCCTTTAAAGGATCGTGCCGTCCCAATTCTGCCTGCCTTTATCAGTTCCTCAATTTCCTGGGCAGTGAACTTGAAAAAAGACAGGCTTGCGCCATTTTGTTCAACCCTATCCCGTAGAGCGGTAATGGACATGGTGTTGAGTTGGCCAGCTTCGTTAAGCTTAAATATCACATCCATTGCCTTTGCTTTTTTCTTTTGGATGATATTATTCAAACGGCTAACTGATGACACGCCGACATAGGATTTTTTAACCTGACGGTTTTTTGCATCCCAGTCTTTTTCCAAAACACTTATGCCTGTGGGTATAGAGGTTGTACGTTTGTTATGACCCAATCGCATCACTACCGGAAAAGTACCATCTTTTTTTGTTCTGCGAGTGTCTAAAGAAATGACTATGTTAGTATTCACAAGCCGAAGGTACGAAAAATTTGCACAAGATTTGCACAAGAACTCCGTAATTTTGAGAAAAAATGCGTGTCCATTAAAACAATAAACTATTGATAATCAATACAAATAGTTGCAAATCATTTCATATCGATACGGAAATCCCGCGCTTTGGGAGCAGAGGGTCGTAGGTTCGAATCCTGCCACCCCGACGAAAAAGTAAAAAAGCCTTTCAGGAAACTGAAAGGCTTTTTTGTTTTAGACAGCACAGTATAATTATTAAGCTCTTTCAGCCATTTCTTTTATTTTGTTCATGGCTTTAGGCCAAGCGTCTTTAAAATAGTCTTCGTGTTCTTCGGTAATGTCAATATCCACTTTAAGATGTGTATGTCCGTTTACATCGGTTAGCGTATAGTTTTCCATAGCCCCGTACCATTCTTTGGCTTTTTCGTTGTCCAAATCCTCCACTCCGTTTTTTACCATCCCTAAGTGTTTTATAGACATGTATTCATTAGGAATGTTTTGTGCAATCATTGAGAGCATTCCATCGTTATCGGCATTCACAAACAATACTTGGCTGCCTGTTTGCCAATCGGTAACCGCTCTTGAGCCTTCGCTAAATATCGAGGTCCATTCTTGGTAGGAGGCATCCGCCCATAACAACCCCCAAACTTTTTCGCGCGGTGCATTGATGGTAATTTCAAATTCAAGCTTTTTCATAGTGGTACTATTTTTAGCAAAGTTGCACAATGCAAGCTACTTTTTTGGGGTGTTATTGCGGCAGTTTTGGGGGGCAATTACAAATTTTTAGCAATATGTATTGTAATTCAGGAATCGGGTTTTATGTTTGCAAAACATACCATTTGGTATTTTTATGACTAAGGCTGCATCAACACGGTTAACAATTTTACAAAAGGCGTTTGAGCTTGTGTATAGAAACGGGTATCAGGCTACCAGTGTTGATGACATTATTGCGACTACAAAGCTAACCAAGGGGGCTTTTTTTTATCATTTTAAAAGCAAGGACGAAATGGGGCTGGCCATGATAAATGAGGTAATGTATCCCGGCATGTATGAGGTGTTGGTGAAACCGTTGGAGAACACTAACAACCCTGTGAAGGATATTTATTCGATGATGAAACACTTGTTGTTAACGGCTCCTTTTTTTGATGTGAAATACGGATGTCCGGCTGTTAACCTTGTTGAAGAAATGGCTCCACTAAATGATAAGTTTAAGCACGCACTAAATATGTTGCTTGAACAATGGCAACAAGCAATTAAGCTGTGTTTGACAAAAGGTGTTGAGGATGGTAAAATAAAGAACACAACAAATCCCGGTTTTGTTGCTGTATACATTACTGCGGGATACGGGGGGGTCAGAAATATGGGGAAGTTGCAAGGCACCGAGGTGTATAAGATGTATTTGAAAGAGTTTAAAAATTATCTGGAAGGTTTGAGATAAAAAATTTTCACTAAAAACATACCATTTGGTATGTTTTGTAAACAAAAACTATGTATTATTCACTTATAATTATTCACTCAATAGTACGTTGGCTGGTGGTAGTGACGTTACTTTATGCTGTTTACAGAGCTTATATAGGCTACAAAGGCAGTAGGTTATTTTCTAAAACTGATAATTTTATCAGGCATACAACCGCCACCATTGCTCACATTCAACTAATTGTTGGAATTTTATTGTATTCAAAAAGTCCTATAGTAAAGCATTTTCTTATTCATCCCCAAAATAGCGAAGGAAGCTTAGAACCATTGTTTTTTGGGGTGTTGCACATTACTGCTATGTTGGTAGCCATTGTACTGATTACGGTTGGGTCTTCATTGGCCAAGCGTAAAGACGCAGATGTAGAGAAATTTAAAACAATGTTTTGGTGGTTTTGTGCTGCGCTGATACTCATTTTTATAGCGATTCCATGGCCGTTTTCGCCCTTAGCCCAGCGTCCGTTTATTCGATTTTAACATAAAAAAATGATACAATTATTAAAAACCAAAGTTGGCCGCTTACGGATAATAGGCTTTTTAGAAGGGGTGTCTTTACTGATATTAGTATTTGTAGCTGTTCCGCTTAAGTACGCTGCGAATGATCCTTCGGTTACTAAATTTATGGGACCTGTACACGGCGCATTGTTTTTGTTGTTTGTATTTAACACATTAAGTGTGGGTGTTGAACAACAATGGAAGTTTAGGGACACCACATGGAAAGTTTTGTTGGCCTGTATTATTCCGCTGGGGACATTTTATATCGATCAAAAAATATTAAAGAACATTAAGGATTAGTGCAATTAACTGAGCAAGCGTTTTATTTCAAAGGCGCAATTTTTGCGCCTTTGAAATAGGTTGATATTTATTTACTATTATTTTTTCAGTTTCCAAAGTGCACCGTTTTTGGTGTTGTGTTTTTCAAGCATACCGTCTGCTACCCAGTTATCCAGCGTTTGTGTGCTTTGGCTTATTGTTTGGCCTGTGAGTACTGCAAATTCTTTTGCTGTTAGGGTAGGGTAGTGGTTAAACAATTCGTTGTTGGCCGGCAGTGGTTTTTTCACTGCATCAGGGTACATAAACTGTAAAATACGTTCAAAATCTTGGTAGGGACGCGCA includes:
- a CDS encoding site-specific integrase; this encodes MNTNIVISLDTRRTKKDGTFPVVMRLGHNKRTTSIPTGISVLEKDWDAKNRQVKKSYVGVSSVSRLNNIIQKKKAKAMDVIFKLNEAGQLNTMSITALRDRVEQNGASLSFFKFTAQEIEELIKAGRIGTARSFKGVSDVLSKYLKGRDLLFQEINFSFLTKFEAFHLSKGNSYNGLSVYIRAVRSLFNKAIKAGLVEKDLYPFDDYKIKSVPTQKRALDWEYIKKIIEKEIEPGELCFHARNYFLASYMMYGMNFTDMAYLKKEDIKNGRIKYRRRKTSKLYDIKLTDNLEKILLYYINQEPENEYVFPIINRATPMLQSKDIQWARKRYNKKLKELATLCEIPENLTSYVSRHSFATQAMLKEVPLNAISAMLGHSSLKTTEIYLKSLPTNVLDNYNDLVINGE
- a CDS encoding SRPBCC domain-containing protein, whose translation is MKKLEFEITINAPREKVWGLLWADASYQEWTSIFSEGSRAVTDWQTGSQVLFVNADNDGMLSMIAQNIPNEYMSIKHLGMVKNGVEDLDNEKAKEWYGAMENYTLTDVNGHTHLKVDIDITEEHEDYFKDAWPKAMNKIKEMAERA
- a CDS encoding TetR/AcrR family transcriptional regulator is translated as MTKAASTRLTILQKAFELVYRNGYQATSVDDIIATTKLTKGAFFYHFKSKDEMGLAMINEVMYPGMYEVLVKPLENTNNPVKDIYSMMKHLLLTAPFFDVKYGCPAVNLVEEMAPLNDKFKHALNMLLEQWQQAIKLCLTKGVEDGKIKNTTNPGFVAVYITAGYGGVRNMGKLQGTEVYKMYLKEFKNYLEGLR
- a CDS encoding DUF3817 domain-containing protein gives rise to the protein MIQLLKTKVGRLRIIGFLEGVSLLILVFVAVPLKYAANDPSVTKFMGPVHGALFLLFVFNTLSVGVEQQWKFRDTTWKVLLACIIPLGTFYIDQKILKNIKD